A region from the Streptomyces tsukubensis genome encodes:
- a CDS encoding SMI1/KNR4 family protein, with the protein MTDPSVARLTGLVPPPGNPPAAPDWDRVEAVLGTPLPDDYKQLIEVYGGGVFDETVWVLAPGCEDEDYDLLAQTEERGRILADLWASGEPRPAEIGDSGTRLIPWATVEEAGHYLYWLVRPGQEPSEWTVVLNEGRGPEWESHPQSCGAFLAGLLTGDVRSFYFDEFPLPAHSFDANSDIL; encoded by the coding sequence GTGACCGATCCCTCCGTCGCCCGACTCACCGGCCTCGTCCCCCCGCCCGGGAACCCTCCCGCCGCTCCGGACTGGGACCGGGTCGAGGCCGTGCTCGGCACACCCCTGCCCGACGACTACAAGCAGCTCATCGAGGTCTACGGCGGCGGGGTGTTCGACGAGACCGTCTGGGTCCTCGCGCCCGGCTGCGAGGACGAGGACTACGACCTCCTGGCCCAGACCGAGGAGCGCGGCAGGATCCTCGCCGATCTGTGGGCCTCCGGCGAACCCCGGCCCGCCGAAATCGGGGACAGCGGGACCCGGCTCATCCCGTGGGCCACGGTCGAGGAAGCGGGCCACTACCTGTACTGGCTGGTCCGGCCCGGCCAGGAGCCGTCGGAGTGGACCGTCGTCCTCAACGAGGGACGCGGCCCCGAGTGGGAGAGCCATCCGCAGTCCTGCGGCGCGTTCCTGGCCGGGCTCCTGACCGGGGACGTCCGGTCCTTCTACTTCGACGAGTTCCCGCTGCCCGCCCATTCCTTCGACGCGAACAGCGACATCCTCTGA
- the eccCa gene encoding type VII secretion protein EccCa translates to MSTVLFRRPARRRGPDMPDGELSLQEPPVLPEVTPDSSAVWNYLPMALMSVSMVLMYMRPGGSRSGVFIYLALGIMVVSAAAMILGQYVRRSSERKQRLNGDRRDYLRYLRQMRRKARTAVAEQQRALAWRHPEPSTLWSLVGTSRLWERRPGDEDFGEVRVAVGDQKLGLKLAPLATKPVEDLEPLSAHALRSFTRAYSTVPRQPIAVYLRTWARILFRGEPERIRTLARAMVAQLAVVHSPDDLWIAVCAADDRRADWEWVKWLPHNLHRAESDGAGAVRMVVTSVNELDELLGPEFAERPPFDPESRAGREEPYVVVVLDGVTLPGGHRADGPGFRNAVLLDLDSALTWRPGRATLRLDLAGETLQLVRTDRERKEQLVSLGQPDTLGTASAVSLAKLLAPYRMGVGREASEPMAADTELTTLLGIADLHRHEPASLWQRRTRTERLRVPIAVGPGGTPVELDIKESAQGGTGPHGMLIGATGSGKSELLRTLVLALALTNSSETLNFVLVDFKGGATFLGLDELPHTSAVITNLADEVELVARMQDALHGELIRRQELLRSAGNYTSALEYEKARAAGTPLDPLPSLFVVVDEFSELLAAHREFMELFVMIGRLGRSLGVHLLLASQRLDEGRMHQLESHLSYRIGLRTFSAMESRGVLGVPDAYELPPTPGSGFVKTGVEALTRFRAAYVSGPYRRRSGSAHQARIASQVVPWTSDWVVPRQLPDPPPETEPEQPEEESRSLLAVAVERLRDAGPAAHQVWLPPLNEPSALDEMLAPLTPHPEYGLTNTALRGQLRAPVGIVDRPFDQRREPLVVDLSAAGGHAGIAGGPQSGKSTLLRTLICALALTHTPREVQFYCLDFGGGTLAALAGLPHVGGVAARMDKERVGRVMSEVTTVLAHREKFFLEHGIDSMATYRRRRAAGEFPDEQYGDVFLAVDGWSTVRQDYDHCIGTFNALAARGLNYGIHLLITTSRWVELTAAVRDQTGTRLELRMGDPMDSTIDVRKAATVPRTPGRGLTRDAKLHYLAALPRVDGRTGAADLSDGVAGLVARVTEHWSGPPAPQVRMLPTLLPAAELPPIQDDGVRIPLGVEEETMGTLWHDFSTSPHLIVVGDAESGKTNLLRLTAKAIIDRYTPAEARIMVIDYRRELVEAVPDAYRLGHAVSLDALKELVDGAARAVKTRLPGADIAPSRMRLCDWWTGPRLFVLVDDYDMVGGGGPLNQPFAPLMDHLALGYEVGMHLVVARSAAGAGRGLNDPLLRRMLEVNTPGILLSCPPTEGYVFGNVKGRNLIPGRGTRITRRKNVDIQTALVDEVTP, encoded by the coding sequence TTGAGTACCGTCCTTTTCCGCCGGCCCGCCCGCAGACGCGGACCCGATATGCCGGACGGCGAACTGAGCCTCCAGGAGCCGCCCGTACTGCCGGAGGTCACCCCGGACAGCTCGGCCGTGTGGAACTACCTTCCGATGGCCCTGATGTCGGTGTCGATGGTCCTGATGTACATGCGGCCCGGCGGTTCCCGCAGCGGCGTGTTCATCTATCTCGCACTCGGCATCATGGTGGTCTCCGCGGCAGCGATGATTCTCGGCCAGTACGTGCGCCGCAGCAGCGAGCGGAAGCAGCGCCTGAACGGCGACCGGCGGGACTATCTGCGCTACCTCCGCCAGATGCGGCGCAAAGCGCGCACGGCCGTCGCGGAACAGCAGCGGGCACTGGCCTGGCGGCACCCCGAACCGAGCACGCTCTGGTCACTGGTCGGTACCAGCCGGCTCTGGGAACGGCGCCCGGGGGACGAGGACTTCGGTGAGGTACGGGTCGCGGTCGGCGACCAGAAACTCGGCCTGAAACTGGCCCCGCTCGCCACCAAACCGGTGGAGGACCTGGAACCGCTGAGCGCCCACGCGCTCCGCAGCTTCACCCGCGCCTACTCCACGGTCCCCCGGCAGCCCATCGCGGTCTACCTCCGCACCTGGGCACGGATCCTGTTCCGCGGCGAACCGGAGCGGATCCGCACCCTGGCCCGGGCGATGGTGGCGCAGCTCGCCGTGGTCCACTCGCCCGACGACCTGTGGATCGCGGTCTGCGCCGCCGACGACCGCCGCGCCGACTGGGAGTGGGTGAAGTGGCTGCCGCACAACCTGCACCGGGCCGAGTCGGACGGCGCGGGCGCGGTACGCATGGTGGTCACCTCCGTCAACGAGCTGGACGAACTCCTCGGCCCCGAGTTCGCGGAACGGCCCCCCTTCGATCCCGAGTCCCGGGCCGGCCGGGAAGAGCCGTACGTCGTGGTCGTACTCGACGGGGTGACGCTCCCCGGCGGCCACCGCGCCGACGGACCGGGCTTCCGCAACGCCGTACTGCTCGACCTGGACTCCGCCCTGACCTGGCGGCCGGGCCGGGCGACCCTCCGCCTCGACCTGGCCGGGGAGACCCTGCAACTGGTCCGCACCGACCGGGAGCGCAAGGAACAGCTGGTGTCCCTGGGGCAGCCCGACACCTTGGGCACGGCATCCGCCGTGTCGCTCGCCAAACTGCTCGCCCCCTACCGGATGGGCGTGGGCCGGGAAGCGAGCGAACCCATGGCCGCCGACACCGAACTGACCACCCTGCTCGGCATCGCAGACCTCCACCGCCATGAACCGGCGTCACTCTGGCAGCGCCGCACCCGCACCGAAAGGCTGCGCGTACCGATCGCCGTCGGCCCCGGCGGCACCCCGGTGGAACTCGACATCAAGGAATCCGCCCAGGGCGGCACCGGCCCTCACGGCATGCTCATCGGCGCCACCGGCTCGGGCAAGAGCGAACTGCTGCGGACCCTGGTCCTCGCCCTGGCACTCACCAACTCCTCGGAGACACTGAACTTCGTCCTCGTCGACTTCAAGGGCGGTGCCACCTTCCTGGGCCTGGACGAACTCCCCCACACATCCGCGGTGATCACCAACCTGGCCGACGAGGTCGAACTGGTCGCCCGGATGCAGGACGCCCTGCACGGCGAGCTGATCCGCCGCCAGGAACTGCTGAGGTCCGCGGGAAACTACACCTCGGCCCTGGAGTACGAGAAGGCACGGGCCGCCGGAACACCGCTGGACCCGCTGCCCAGCCTGTTCGTGGTCGTCGACGAGTTCAGCGAACTCCTCGCCGCGCACCGCGAGTTCATGGAACTGTTCGTGATGATCGGACGCCTCGGCCGCAGCCTCGGCGTCCATCTGCTGCTGGCCTCGCAACGCCTCGACGAGGGCCGGATGCACCAGCTCGAATCGCATCTGTCGTACCGGATCGGCCTGCGGACCTTCTCCGCCATGGAGAGCCGCGGAGTGCTGGGCGTACCCGACGCCTACGAACTGCCGCCGACCCCGGGCAGCGGCTTCGTCAAAACGGGTGTGGAGGCCCTGACCCGGTTCCGCGCGGCATACGTCTCCGGCCCCTACCGGCGCCGCAGCGGCTCCGCCCACCAGGCCCGGATCGCCAGCCAGGTGGTGCCGTGGACCTCGGACTGGGTGGTACCCCGGCAGCTCCCCGACCCGCCGCCCGAAACCGAGCCCGAGCAGCCTGAGGAGGAGAGCCGGTCCCTGCTGGCGGTCGCCGTCGAACGGCTCCGGGACGCCGGACCGGCCGCCCACCAGGTGTGGCTGCCGCCGCTGAACGAGCCCTCCGCACTCGACGAGATGCTGGCCCCGCTGACCCCGCATCCCGAATACGGGCTGACCAACACCGCACTGCGCGGGCAGCTCAGGGCACCGGTCGGCATCGTGGACCGCCCCTTCGACCAGCGGCGCGAGCCCCTCGTCGTGGACCTCTCGGCCGCCGGGGGCCACGCGGGCATCGCCGGTGGACCCCAGAGCGGCAAATCGACCCTGCTGCGCACCCTGATCTGCGCACTGGCCCTCACCCACACCCCGCGCGAAGTGCAGTTCTACTGCCTCGACTTCGGCGGCGGCACCCTCGCCGCACTGGCCGGACTGCCGCATGTCGGCGGAGTCGCCGCCCGCATGGACAAGGAACGCGTCGGCCGGGTGATGTCCGAGGTCACCACCGTGCTCGCACACCGCGAGAAGTTCTTCCTGGAGCACGGCATCGACTCCATGGCGACCTACCGGCGGCGCCGGGCCGCCGGGGAGTTCCCCGACGAACAGTACGGCGACGTGTTCCTGGCAGTCGACGGCTGGTCCACCGTCCGCCAGGACTACGACCACTGCATCGGCACCTTCAACGCCCTCGCCGCACGCGGCCTGAACTACGGCATCCACCTGCTGATCACCACCTCCCGCTGGGTCGAACTGACCGCCGCGGTCCGCGACCAGACCGGTACCCGGCTGGAGCTGAGGATGGGCGACCCCATGGACTCCACGATCGACGTCCGCAAGGCGGCCACGGTGCCGCGGACACCCGGCCGGGGCCTGACCCGCGACGCCAAACTGCACTACCTGGCGGCGCTGCCCCGCGTGGACGGCCGCACCGGCGCCGCGGACCTCTCCGACGGCGTGGCCGGTCTGGTCGCCCGGGTCACCGAACACTGGTCGGGACCGCCCGCGCCGCAGGTACGGATGCTGCCCACGCTCCTGCCCGCCGCCGAACTGCCCCCCATCCAGGACGACGGCGTACGGATCCCGCTGGGCGTCGAGGAGGAGACCATGGGCACCCTGTGGCACGACTTCTCGACCAGCCCCCACCTGATCGTCGTCGGCGACGCCGAGAGCGGCAAGACCAACCTGCTGCGGCTGACCGCCAAGGCGATCATCGACCGCTACACCCCCGCCGAAGCACGGATCATGGTCATCGACTACCGGCGCGAGCTGGTCGAAGCCGTGCCCGACGCCTACCGCCTCGGGCACGCGGTCTCCCTGGACGCCCTCAAGGAACTGGTCGACGGCGCCGCCCGGGCGGTGAAGACCCGGCTGCCCGGCGCGGACATCGCACCCTCCCGGATGCGGCTCTGCGACTGGTGGACCGGCCCACGGCTGTTCGTCCTGGTCGACGACTACGACATGGTGGGCGGCGGCGGACCCCTGAACCAGCCCTTCGCCCCGCTGATGGACCATCTGGCACTCGGCTACGAAGTGGGAATGCACCTGGTGGTGGCCCGCTCGGCGGCGGGCGCGGGACGCGGCCTGAACGATCCGCTGCTCCGCCGCATGCTGGAGGTCAACACCCCCGGCATCCTGCTGTCCTGCCCGCCGACCGAAGGCTATGTGTTCGGCAACGTCAAGGGCCGCAACCTGATCCCCGGCCGCGGCACCAGGATCACCCGCCGCAAGAACGTCGACATCCAGACGGCGCTGGTCGACGAGGTGACCCCGTGA
- the eccD gene encoding type VII secretion integral membrane protein EccD, which produces MTDSTTSALCRVTVRAPAKSIDLAVPADVPVADLLPALVRYAGDDLSEQGLEHGGWVLQRLGGRPLDEDTSLESHGVLDGETLHLRPHTDALPEVLLDDLVEGVATTMETQPFAWTAQAARRVLLTLLVLTLAAGLAVLAVPGPSGGLRALAAAATGLLLLGGAASAGRAVGDAGAGAALGLAAAPYFALAGWLLPGGALDGPDQWEVLGARLLAAGAAAAGGAMLAVAAVAAFAALFLALVVVSAAAVLAGALMMTMDLGPGHAAGVVALTAVVFGAFVPSMSFRLSGLRMPPLPSNAEQLQEGIEPHSPSSVAARTVVADGWMTGLYAATAAVCAVCLSGLAHRFTLPTVFMALALSLLLLLHSRALGNVLQRLSLVAAGVWGAALLVHGAAGQAAPAERLLLVAGLVAVAAGLAITSWTVPGRRLVPYWGRAAEILHSATAISLLPLSLWVLGVYGWLRAMNG; this is translated from the coding sequence ATGACCGACAGCACCACGTCCGCACTGTGCCGCGTCACCGTACGCGCTCCGGCCAAGTCCATCGACCTCGCGGTCCCCGCCGACGTCCCGGTCGCCGATCTGCTGCCCGCCCTGGTCCGGTACGCCGGTGACGACCTGTCCGAACAGGGCCTGGAGCACGGCGGCTGGGTGCTCCAGCGGCTCGGCGGCCGTCCGCTCGACGAGGACACCAGCCTGGAGTCGCACGGCGTCCTCGACGGCGAGACCCTGCATCTGCGGCCGCACACCGACGCCCTGCCCGAGGTCCTCCTCGACGATCTGGTCGAGGGCGTCGCCACGACGATGGAGACCCAGCCGTTCGCCTGGACCGCGCAGGCCGCCCGCCGGGTGCTGCTGACCCTGCTGGTGCTCACCCTGGCCGCCGGTCTGGCCGTCCTCGCCGTGCCGGGTCCCTCCGGCGGGCTGCGGGCCCTGGCGGCCGCGGCCACCGGGCTGCTGCTCCTCGGCGGGGCGGCGTCCGCGGGCCGGGCGGTGGGTGACGCGGGGGCGGGAGCCGCCCTCGGCCTCGCCGCCGCCCCGTACTTCGCCCTGGCCGGCTGGCTGCTGCCCGGCGGTGCGCTCGACGGTCCCGACCAGTGGGAGGTGCTGGGGGCCCGGCTGCTGGCGGCGGGGGCCGCGGCGGCCGGCGGGGCGATGCTCGCGGTCGCCGCCGTCGCCGCTTTCGCCGCGCTGTTCCTGGCCCTGGTGGTGGTGTCGGCCGCGGCGGTCCTCGCCGGGGCCCTGATGATGACCATGGACCTCGGGCCGGGCCACGCGGCCGGTGTGGTCGCCCTGACCGCGGTGGTGTTCGGGGCGTTCGTACCGTCGATGTCGTTCCGGCTGTCCGGTCTGCGGATGCCTCCGCTGCCGTCCAACGCCGAGCAGCTCCAGGAGGGCATCGAACCGCACTCCCCGTCGTCGGTGGCCGCCCGGACCGTCGTCGCCGACGGCTGGATGACCGGCCTGTACGCCGCCACCGCCGCCGTCTGCGCGGTCTGCCTCTCCGGTCTGGCGCACCGCTTCACCCTGCCCACCGTGTTCATGGCCCTCGCCCTGTCGCTGCTGCTGCTCCTCCACAGCCGCGCCCTCGGCAACGTCCTGCAGCGGCTGTCCCTGGTCGCGGCCGGTGTCTGGGGCGCGGCGCTGCTGGTCCACGGCGCGGCCGGGCAGGCCGCCCCTGCCGAGCGGCTGCTGCTGGTAGCAGGGCTCGTGGCGGTCGCCGCCGGGCTCGCCATCACCTCGTGGACCGTGCCGGGGCGGCGTCTGGTGCCGTACTGGGGCCGGGCGGCCGAGATCCTGCACTCCGCCACGGCCATCAGCCTGCTCCCCCTGTCGCTGTGGGTGCTCGGCGTCTACGGATGGCTGCGGGCCATGAACGGCTGA
- a CDS encoding S8 family serine peptidase has product MTLAAVTAIPALLLVPSAGADSGDPVTLPPLRQRMAAEEPCATASTKVAQMSPWTHRALQLSRSWQLTRGAGVTVGVVDTGVGARVPALDGRVTAVDGAGEDCVGHGSFAAGLIAGAPTGRGHVTGVAPAARILAVRGTDTRGVPDAGLIARGIRTAVDKGARVVYVGQALGAGSAELTAAVAYAAGKDVLVVAPAVPDTAPRGADGRPDTRARPYWPAAQPRVLSVVDHGPDGRRPENAPLALAPDLSAPGDAVVGIGVRGPGHFIGSGSSLAAAHVAGAAALLRAYHPDLDAVATARRLTEAAYPEHTPRLDVYAGLTALLAAERAPAEKSPDPAVVPASASAGPRSRALLIGGGSLVLVLLVGAAMVVVPLGKARGWRPAG; this is encoded by the coding sequence ATGACTCTCGCGGCGGTCACCGCGATACCCGCCCTGTTGCTGGTCCCGTCCGCGGGTGCCGACAGCGGCGATCCGGTGACCCTGCCCCCGTTGCGCCAGCGCATGGCCGCCGAGGAACCGTGTGCGACCGCCTCGACGAAGGTCGCGCAGATGAGTCCCTGGACCCATCGGGCGCTGCAGCTCTCCCGCTCCTGGCAGCTCACCCGGGGTGCCGGTGTCACGGTGGGGGTGGTGGACACCGGGGTCGGTGCCCGGGTTCCCGCGCTGGACGGCCGGGTGACCGCCGTGGACGGGGCGGGTGAGGACTGTGTGGGGCACGGCAGCTTCGCCGCCGGGCTGATCGCCGGTGCGCCCACGGGCCGCGGCCATGTCACCGGAGTCGCTCCCGCGGCCCGTATCCTCGCCGTCCGCGGCACCGACACCCGGGGTGTCCCGGATGCCGGGCTGATCGCACGGGGCATCCGTACCGCCGTGGACAAGGGAGCGCGGGTCGTCTACGTCGGGCAGGCGCTCGGCGCGGGCAGCGCGGAACTCACCGCCGCGGTGGCGTACGCGGCCGGCAAGGACGTCCTCGTCGTCGCACCTGCCGTGCCGGACACCGCCCCCAGGGGTGCCGACGGCCGGCCGGACACCCGGGCCCGTCCCTACTGGCCTGCCGCGCAGCCCCGGGTGCTGTCGGTGGTCGATCACGGGCCCGACGGCAGGCGGCCGGAGAACGCGCCTCTCGCGCTCGCCCCCGATCTGTCCGCCCCCGGTGACGCCGTCGTCGGCATCGGTGTGCGCGGGCCGGGCCATTTCATCGGTTCCGGTTCCTCGCTGGCCGCCGCGCATGTCGCCGGGGCTGCGGCGCTGCTGCGTGCCTACCACCCGGATCTCGACGCCGTCGCGACCGCGCGCCGTCTGACCGAGGCCGCCTATCCCGAGCACACGCCCCGGCTCGACGTCTACGCCGGACTGACGGCGCTGCTCGCGGCGGAGCGGGCGCCGGCCGAGAAGAGCCCCGATCCGGCGGTGGTTCCCGCCTCCGCTTCGGCGGGGCCCCGGAGCCGTGCCCTGCTGATCGGCGGCGGCTCCCTGGTGCTGGTGCTGCTGGTGGGTGCCGCGATGGTCGTCGTCCCGCTCGGCAAGGCACGCGGCTGGCGCCCGGCGGGCTAG
- a CDS encoding right-handed parallel beta-helix repeat-containing protein, translating into MSRQVLTVGQEQSDDFRTIGEALAAARTSAVIRVQPGRYAENLTVRTRVTIVGEGDPGAVEICPRRGTAVTLVADAVLLTDLVLRGGSEDVAVVDAPRGQIALDRCTVAGAGWTALLARETGSLAIRGCRITNRDGAGIVDTSTKPSIIEDCVLENLGSSAVVLSEQADSTVRDCRIRDARGNGVLANGEARGTVESCDFSGTGKPALALEGASTTRVRHTTVRDCAVGIHLSSAARPVLEDVTVSGTTGPGIALSEGADPLLRRCTTTRTKGPGLLVAERSRGTFEDCAFDTAAAAAIRVTDAGSPAFLRTTVRDCADPEAAVQLTDHSTAEFDRLEILAPHGSGVSVRSHARPLLRRTLVTDAGRHGLEAGDDGRGRLEFCVVERAARAGVRVADGAQAEFDDCALRACGDAGISVGRDGVATVRDTEVEGPGSSGVLVEDGGEAALTRVRISGATAHGVLLAAGARAELKSCEISGSVGDGIRVDTAEQVTVHGCTVRDNRGAGLTGTRAGDRLEVLDLTSADNGAPDTWGLDAATAGPTGAPARPDDGPRDPLEELEALIGLDGVKHQVRTLVNLNQLAQRRKSLGMPVPSMSRHLVFAGPPGTGKTTVARLYGSVLARLGVLPEGHLVEVSRADLVAQVIGGTAIKTTEAFKRAIGGVLFIDEAYTLTTGGPSNDFGREAVDTLLKLMEDHREDVAVIAAGYSSEMEGFLSSNPGLASRFTRTIEFGNYSVDELVTITESMCRANLYELGPGTSRALAAHYETMERGAAFGNGRAARRVFEEMVDRQAVRLSTMDEPAERDLTLLLPEDVADSATAPRNEAEDREAMLAKLDGMVGLRAVKREVTDLVSLLATAEQRAAAGLPVHRVSRHLVFSGSPGTGKTTVARLYAGLLASLGVLSRGQLVEVARADLVGRYVGHTAQLTKEVFHSALGGVLFIDEAYTLTPEGAGADFGREAVDTLLKLMEDHRDEIVVIVAGYTEEMRGFLASNPGLASRFSRYVEFEDYSTDELLTIMGHQAEESGYTCPAPTLDALRTRIDATPRGRTFGNARLARQLLETMITQQARRLTAVDRPGIDELRTLLPDDLPAAASDLRA; encoded by the coding sequence GTGTCACGGCAAGTACTGACGGTCGGTCAGGAGCAGTCGGACGACTTCCGGACCATCGGCGAGGCACTGGCCGCGGCGCGCACGAGCGCCGTGATCCGGGTCCAACCCGGCCGGTACGCGGAGAACCTCACCGTGCGCACCCGGGTCACCATCGTGGGCGAAGGCGACCCGGGCGCGGTGGAGATCTGCCCCCGCCGCGGCACCGCCGTCACCCTGGTCGCCGACGCGGTCCTCCTCACCGACCTGGTACTGCGCGGCGGCAGCGAGGACGTCGCCGTGGTCGACGCACCACGCGGCCAGATCGCACTGGACCGCTGCACCGTCGCCGGCGCCGGCTGGACGGCACTCCTCGCCCGGGAGACCGGATCACTCGCGATCCGCGGCTGCCGCATCACCAACCGGGACGGCGCCGGGATCGTCGACACCTCCACCAAACCCAGCATCATCGAGGACTGCGTCCTGGAGAACCTCGGCTCCTCCGCCGTCGTCCTCAGCGAACAGGCCGACTCCACCGTGCGCGACTGCCGGATCCGCGACGCCCGCGGCAACGGCGTCCTGGCCAACGGCGAGGCCCGCGGCACCGTGGAGTCCTGCGACTTCAGCGGCACCGGCAAACCCGCCCTCGCCCTGGAAGGCGCGAGCACCACCCGCGTCCGGCACACCACCGTCCGGGACTGCGCCGTCGGCATCCACCTCAGCAGCGCCGCCCGCCCCGTCCTCGAAGACGTCACCGTCTCCGGCACCACCGGCCCGGGCATCGCCCTGTCGGAAGGCGCCGACCCACTGCTGCGCCGGTGCACCACCACCCGTACCAAAGGACCCGGCCTGCTCGTCGCCGAACGCTCCCGGGGCACCTTCGAGGACTGCGCCTTCGACACGGCCGCCGCGGCCGCGATCCGGGTCACCGACGCCGGCTCGCCCGCCTTCCTGCGCACGACCGTCCGGGACTGCGCCGACCCGGAAGCGGCCGTACAGCTCACCGACCACTCCACCGCCGAATTCGACCGCCTGGAGATCCTCGCCCCGCACGGCAGCGGCGTCTCCGTCCGCTCGCACGCCCGGCCCCTACTACGCCGAACCCTGGTCACCGACGCCGGACGGCACGGCCTGGAAGCGGGCGACGACGGCCGTGGCCGACTGGAGTTCTGCGTCGTGGAACGGGCCGCCCGGGCCGGGGTGCGCGTCGCCGACGGCGCGCAGGCCGAATTCGACGACTGCGCGCTGCGCGCATGCGGCGACGCCGGGATCTCGGTCGGCCGGGACGGCGTGGCCACCGTCCGCGATACCGAGGTGGAGGGCCCCGGCTCCTCCGGAGTGCTGGTGGAAGACGGCGGGGAGGCCGCCCTGACCCGGGTACGGATCTCCGGAGCCACGGCGCACGGAGTGCTGCTCGCCGCGGGAGCCCGCGCCGAACTGAAATCCTGTGAGATCTCCGGCAGCGTCGGCGACGGCATCCGCGTGGACACCGCGGAGCAGGTGACGGTCCACGGCTGTACGGTGCGCGACAACCGGGGCGCCGGACTGACCGGGACCCGGGCCGGGGACCGGCTCGAAGTGCTCGACCTGACCAGCGCGGACAACGGGGCCCCGGACACCTGGGGCCTCGACGCCGCGACCGCAGGACCCACCGGCGCACCGGCCCGCCCCGACGACGGGCCCCGGGACCCGCTGGAGGAACTGGAGGCGCTCATCGGGCTGGACGGCGTCAAACACCAGGTGCGGACGCTGGTCAACCTCAACCAGCTGGCACAGCGCCGCAAAAGCCTGGGCATGCCCGTCCCGTCGATGAGCCGCCATCTCGTCTTCGCCGGACCGCCCGGCACCGGCAAGACCACCGTGGCCCGTCTCTACGGCTCCGTCCTGGCCCGGCTCGGCGTCCTGCCGGAAGGCCATCTGGTGGAGGTCTCCCGCGCCGACCTCGTCGCCCAGGTGATCGGCGGGACGGCCATCAAGACGACGGAGGCGTTCAAGAGGGCCATCGGCGGTGTCCTCTTCATCGACGAGGCCTACACCCTCACCACGGGCGGCCCCTCCAACGACTTCGGCCGGGAAGCGGTGGACACCCTGCTGAAGTTGATGGAGGACCACCGCGAGGACGTCGCCGTCATCGCCGCCGGCTACTCCTCCGAGATGGAAGGCTTCCTCTCCTCCAACCCGGGCCTGGCCTCCCGCTTCACCCGCACCATCGAATTCGGCAACTACTCCGTCGACGAACTGGTCACGATCACCGAGAGCATGTGCCGCGCCAACCTCTACGAGCTGGGCCCCGGCACATCCCGGGCGCTCGCCGCCCACTACGAGACCATGGAACGCGGCGCCGCCTTCGGCAACGGCCGCGCCGCACGACGGGTGTTCGAGGAGATGGTCGACCGGCAGGCCGTCCGGCTCTCCACGATGGACGAACCGGCCGAACGCGATCTGACCCTGCTGCTCCCCGAGGACGTCGCCGACTCCGCGACGGCCCCCCGGAACGAGGCCGAGGACCGGGAGGCCATGCTGGCGAAGCTGGACGGCATGGTGGGGCTGCGCGCCGTGAAACGCGAGGTCACCGATCTGGTCAGCCTCCTCGCCACCGCCGAACAGCGCGCGGCCGCGGGACTGCCCGTACACCGCGTCAGCCGCCATCTGGTGTTCTCCGGCTCCCCCGGCACCGGCAAGACCACCGTGGCCCGGCTCTACGCGGGCCTGCTGGCGTCGCTGGGCGTCCTCTCCCGCGGCCAACTGGTCGAGGTGGCCAGGGCGGACCTCGTCGGCCGGTACGTCGGCCACACTGCACAGCTCACCAAAGAGGTGTTCCACAGCGCGCTGGGCGGTGTCCTCTTCATCGACGAGGCCTACACCCTCACCCCCGAAGGCGCGGGAGCCGACTTCGGCCGGGAAGCCGTGGACACCCTGCTGAAGCTGATGGAGGACCACCGGGACGAGATCGTGGTGATCGTCGCGGGCTACACCGAGGAGATGCGCGGCTTCCTGGCCTCCAACCCCGGCCTGGCCTCCCGCTTCTCCCGGTACGTGGAGTTCGAGGACTACTCCACCGACGAACTCCTCACCATCATGGGACACCAGGCCGAGGAGAGCGGCTACACCTGCCCCGCCCCCACCCTCGACGCGCTGCGCACCAGGATCGACGCGACCCCGCGCGGCCGTACCTTCGGCAACGCCCGGCTGGCCCGCCAACTCCTGGAGACCATGATCACCCAGCAGGCCCGCCGTCTCACGGCCGTCGACCGCCCCGGCATCGACGAGCTGCGCACCCTGCTGCCCGACGATCTGCCGGCGGCGGCTTCGGACCTGCGCGCCTGA